ATGTAATAGCACCAGTCACAGTGGCACCTCACCATCACAACGATATCCACGGGAGACCAGTGACCTAAAATCCCGTGGCGTTGTTGATAGAACAAATCTATTTGTCTGTTACACTTTATTCAGACAGATTACTTATCAAGATCTCGAGCATTTTGGATGATGCTAACAACTTTTGCGCGAATCGCACCCACCATCCACTACGATAGCATGACGTAGGGTATTTGGGGACGATAAAGGCGGCCTCTATCCATTCAACATGCACAACAGAGTGAAAATAGATGTAATAAAGAGCAAGAATCTTACTATGAAGCGAGTTTGCTATAATTTTCCAGCCAACTCGGTTTCTAGATCACTTTCAAAGCCTCCACCCCAACGAAGAACATTCGCCATGTCAAGCAACGCACCCGGTTCCGAATTCGAGCCACGTCAAACGTCGTCCACATCAGACTACACTCCCAATCCCTCCAAATCACTGCCTTTAACGCCCCCGAGACAAGCCTTGGTAGACGATATCATCGCTCTATATTCTTGCAAACCAACCATCGAGCGCATCAAACGCTACACGCCCGACTGTGTCTACGACGACCAGTTCGGCTACGCCAACAACCGATACAAGGTAGCCGGACAATGGTTTGCGCTCCCCAAATTATTTAGCTCGAGCGAGAACACGGGATACGAACTCGTTCGAAATGATCGGGAATTAATCCAATTTAAGAATgagcaaaagtggacattCCGGTTTCTTCCCAATTCTGTCACCATCAACGGACTTATATCTTTGAGTTTGGACCCCAAGACTGTGGACCACGATTTCATCCAGGTCAAGTATCATAAAGATCAGGCCAATGAGAAAGATTATAGTCATCAGGGACTGGGGTTCAATTTTAAGAAATGGCAGGCAGATCATGTGGCACAGAGTATTGACAAGGAGGAGGTCAAGTTCTTTGAGAAGGATAACATTGATGTGAATGAGAAGTAAGGGTGGCAGCAGTGTACACTATCGGATTGTAGTGCCATTACCGATAATGTCTTTCTCTACTAGAATTGCGTGCATGCTTTAAAGTCACTGTATCTCTGCCGCGAGTCGTGCACGCACCGTTAATCAGGTAATGAAAGATTATGATTCAGTTCCGATTTTGAGGtcttcattgccatcatccagACCATCGTGCATGTTGAGAGCCACGTCGGGAC
The sequence above is a segment of the Pochonia chlamydosporia 170 chromosome Unknown PCv3seq00014, whole genome shotgun sequence genome. Coding sequences within it:
- a CDS encoding FAD dependent oxidoreductase (similar to Colletotrichum fioriniae PJ7 XP_007601677.1); translated protein: MSSNAPGSEFEPRQTSSTSDYTPNPSKSLPLTPPRQALVDDIIALYSCKPTIERIKRYTPDCVYDDQFGYANNRYKVAGQWFALPKLFSSSENTGYELVRNDRELIQFKNEQKWTFRFLPNSVTINGLISLSLDPKTVDHDFIQVKYHKDQANEKDYSHQGLGFNFKKWQADHVAQSIDKEEVKFFEKDNIDVNEK